In a single window of the Branchiostoma floridae strain S238N-H82 chromosome 2, Bfl_VNyyK, whole genome shotgun sequence genome:
- the LOC118409259 gene encoding protein LTV1 homolog gives MPRKKKKFIDNKNAVTFHLVHRSQRDPLQADEDKPQHVLQEVSASSEKRREEQRKYGVYFEDEYDYLQHLKEPGQAVLEPSVSKVNIKRVEVTDEPQPATEETPRLQLPASVFPSEQEEDVGMLNKAVPLVGPQLDWDPDIVAALDEDFNYDDPDNVLEDDFISMATAAPQDEEEEEVDTDGEYPSDECEMESEEEGSDEGLTYRTTKSRFTEYSITSSVMRRNEGLTLLDDRFEKLYEEYDDDEMGPLDHEELTGTVQQDSLVLNNILQEYEKKKEESIIRRLDPEKILEEEGEEDVSSESESEEEDLVKMVTEQPKEKWDCESILSTYSTLYNHPTVIKDPPKPKKGKQIILSQKSGIPIGVLGGKGLTKKQLEELDNMDEELESSEDEEESESRPTPARRKGETAEEKKQRKQAVKAERRERRMEKKANKLAFKEEVSRQEKVVMNQKNLKGIKLA, from the exons ATG ccgaggaagaagaagaagtttattGACAACAAGAATGCCGTGACCTTTCACCTGGTCCACAGAAGTCAGAGGGACCCCCTGCAGGCTGATGAGGACAAACCTCAACATGTCCTACAAGAG GTCTCGGCCAGTAGTGAGAAGAGAAGGGAGGAGCAGAGGAAGTACGGAGTGTACTTTGAGGATGAGTATGATTACCTGCAGCACCTGAAGGAACCAGGGCAGGCAGTACTGGAACCCAGCGTGTCAAAGGTCAACATCAAAAGGGTAGAGGTTACTGATGAG CCCCAGCCAGCTACAGAGGAGACTCCCAGACTACAGCTTCCTGCATCAGTCTTCCCATCTGAGCAGGAGGAGGATGTGGGCATGCTCAACAAGGCAGTACCTCTCGTGG GCCCACAGCTAGACTGGGACCCAGATATTGTAGCAGCTCTTGATGAAGACTTCAACTACGATGACCCTGACAACGTCCTTGAGGATGATTTCATCTCCATGGCAACCGCAGCCCCCCAagatgaggaggaagaagaagtaGACACTGATGGGGAATACCCGTCTGACGAGTGTGAGATGGAATCAGAGGAGGAGGGCTCTGATGAGGGGCTGACTTACAGAACCACCAAATCCAGGTTCACTGAATACTCCATCACATCCTCCGTCATGAGGAGAAATGAAGGCTTGACTCTTCTAGATGACAGGTTTGAAAAG CTGTATGAagagtatgatgatgatgagatgggGCCTCTGGACCATGAGGAGCTGACAGGCACTGTGCAGCAGGACAGCCtcgtgctgaacaacatcctaCAGGAAtatgagaagaagaaagaagaaag TATCATCAGAAGACTTGATCCTGAGAAGATCCTTGAggaggaaggagaagaagatgTGTCATCAGAATCAGAGTCTGAGGAAGAGGACCTAGTGAAGATGGTCACAGAGCAGCCCAAAGAAAAGTGGGACTGTGAATCCATCCTCA GTACATACTCCACCTTATACAACCACCCAACAGTGATTAAGGACCCTCCTAAACCCAAAAAG GGGAAACAGATCATCCTGTCCCAGAAAAGTGGCATTCCCATTGGTGTGCTCGGGGGTAAAGGTCTCACCAAGAAACAGCTGGAGGAGCTGGATAACATGGATGAAGAACTGGAAAGttcagaagatgaagaagaaagtGAAAGTAGACCTACTCCAGCCAGAAGAAAAGGGGAAACAgctgaagaaaagaaacaaaggaaacagGCTGTAAAGGCAGAAAGGAGG GAGAGAAGAATGGAGAAAAAGGCCAACAAACTGGCCTTCAAGGAGGAAGTCTCCAGACAAGAGAAGGTTGTCATGAACCAGAAGAACCTTAAGGGCATCAAATTAGCTTAA
- the LOC118409258 gene encoding solute carrier family 17 member 9-like isoform X2 — MAAAGAEGLLIDVAGARSASAVKEHDQGSQRYWKRTEKRQWVLAYFIGNAILYASRAAMPVCVPAIAKEFSWDKTVSGSVLSVFFWGYASTQVLGGYLSDRFGGEVISMVAAVGWSTITLLYPQLLYLFSSHDTCIRFVILCRILHGACQGVAFPAESSLVAQNVKTDRTATYTIMHSGIKFGALLMGCFGSIVLVHLGWHTVFYVTGVVGLLWAAVMRIFFVSRRNIVSIKSLNGSNEEKKRPHMPWRILCRKTAFLSAIVAHVCNNNLFFIMFSWMPTYFHETYPDQKGWIFNVVPWLVSMPGSVLSGWIADSLIRKGTNVTLTRKMVEIVGMGGPVVCLLLTDYTNSFVMALMAVSMGMFSQAFHNSGVLVIPQDIAPSFAGAVFGVMNMLGAIPGVVGVYLAGHILELTGSWAAVFHLTAAINTFGLLVFLVYGSAERIV; from the exons ATGGCTGCCGCAGGTGCGGAAGGATTGTTGATTGACGTGGCCGGTGCGCGATCTGCTTCTGCTGTGAAGGAACATGATCAGGGCAGTCAGAGATACTGGAAGAG AACTGAGAAGAGACAATGGGTGTTGGCATATTTCATCGGCAATGCAATCCTGTACGCCTCCCGGGCCGCCATGCCTGTCTGTGTACCCGCCATAGCCAAGGAGTTCAGCTGGGACAAAACTGTGTCT GGCAGTGTTCTATCAGTGTTTTTCTGGGGCTATGCATCAACTCAGGTGTTAGGAGGCTACCTGAGTGACAG GTTTGGAGGTGAGGTAATCTCCATGGTTGCTGCTGTTGGCTGGTCCACGATCACCCTGCTCTACCCACAGCTCCTGTACCTCTTCAGTTCACATGACACATGCATCAGGTTTGTCATCCTGTGCAGAATCCTACACGGGGCATGTCAAG GTGTGGCTTTCCCTGctgagtccagccttgttgccCAAAATGTGAAAACTGACAGAACAGCCACGTATACTATCATGCATTCTGGAATCAAATTTGG GGCCCTGTTGATGGGTTGTTTTGGCTCCATAGTGCTGGTGCATTTGGGGTGGCACACCGTCTTCTACGTAACGGGTGTGGTAGGTCTACTGTGGGCGGCTGTCATGAGAATATTCTTTGTGAGCAGGAGAAACATTGTGTCCATAAAATCCCTCAATGGTTCCAATGAGGAGAAGAAGAGGCCACACATGCCCTGGAGAATACTCTGTAGGAAAACAGCATTTCT CTCTGCAATTGTTGCCCATGTCTGTAACAACAACCTGTTCTTCATCATGTTCTCCTGGATGCCAACATACTTCCATGAGACATACCCAGACCAGAAG GGTTGGATCTTTAATGTAGTGCCATGGTTGGTGTCCATGCCTGGCAGTGTGCTCTCAGGATGGATTGCTGATTCTTTGATAAGAAAAG GAACAAATGTCACACTAACAAGAAAGATGGTTGAG ATTGTAGGTATGGGAGGACCAGTTGTTTGTTTACTCCTGACAGACTACACGAACAGTTTTGTGATGGCGCTGATGGCTGTTTCCATGGGGATGTTCAGCCAGGCCTTCCACAACAGTGGGGTGCTTGTCATACCTCAGGATATCGCTCCTTCGTTTGCTGGTGCCGTCTTTG GTGTCATGAATATGCTGGGTGCCATACCAG GTGTGGTGGGTGTGTACCTGGCAGGGCACATTCTGGAGCTGACAGGCAGCTGGGCAGCTGTCTTCCACCTGACAGCTGCCATCAACACCTTCGGACTGCTCGTGTTCCTAGTCTACGGATCAGCTGAGAGAATAGTGTGA
- the LOC118409258 gene encoding solute carrier family 17 member 9-like isoform X1 yields MAAAGAEGLLIDVAGARSASAVKEHDQGSQRYWKRTEKRQWVLAYFIGNAILYASRAAMPVCVPAIAKEFSWDKTVSGSVLSVFFWGYASTQVLGGYLSDRFGGEVISMVAAVGWSTITLLYPQLLYLFSSHDTCIRFVILCRILHGACQGMHYPSFTSLLAHRIRDTERALAYSIVSAGSLFGALLMGCFGSIVLVHLGWHTVFYVTGVVGLLWAAVMRIFFVSRRNIVSIKSLNGSNEEKKRPHMPWRILCRKTAFLSAIVAHVCNNNLFFIMFSWMPTYFHETYPDQKGWIFNVVPWLVSMPGSVLSGWIADSLIRKGTNVTLTRKMVEIVGMGGPVVCLLLTDYTNSFVMALMAVSMGMFSQAFHNSGVLVIPQDIAPSFAGAVFGVMNMLGAIPGVVGVYLAGHILELTGSWAAVFHLTAAINTFGLLVFLVYGSAERIV; encoded by the exons ATGGCTGCCGCAGGTGCGGAAGGATTGTTGATTGACGTGGCCGGTGCGCGATCTGCTTCTGCTGTGAAGGAACATGATCAGGGCAGTCAGAGATACTGGAAGAG AACTGAGAAGAGACAATGGGTGTTGGCATATTTCATCGGCAATGCAATCCTGTACGCCTCCCGGGCCGCCATGCCTGTCTGTGTACCCGCCATAGCCAAGGAGTTCAGCTGGGACAAAACTGTGTCT GGCAGTGTTCTATCAGTGTTTTTCTGGGGCTATGCATCAACTCAGGTGTTAGGAGGCTACCTGAGTGACAG GTTTGGAGGTGAGGTAATCTCCATGGTTGCTGCTGTTGGCTGGTCCACGATCACCCTGCTCTACCCACAGCTCCTGTACCTCTTCAGTTCACATGACACATGCATCAGGTTTGTCATCCTGTGCAGAATCCTACACGGGGCATGTCAAG GTATGCACTATCCATCCTTTACTAGTCTTCTGGCCCACCGCATCAGAGATACAGAGCGTGCCCTGGCATACAGCATAGTTAGTGCAGGCTCACTTTTCGG GGCCCTGTTGATGGGTTGTTTTGGCTCCATAGTGCTGGTGCATTTGGGGTGGCACACCGTCTTCTACGTAACGGGTGTGGTAGGTCTACTGTGGGCGGCTGTCATGAGAATATTCTTTGTGAGCAGGAGAAACATTGTGTCCATAAAATCCCTCAATGGTTCCAATGAGGAGAAGAAGAGGCCACACATGCCCTGGAGAATACTCTGTAGGAAAACAGCATTTCT CTCTGCAATTGTTGCCCATGTCTGTAACAACAACCTGTTCTTCATCATGTTCTCCTGGATGCCAACATACTTCCATGAGACATACCCAGACCAGAAG GGTTGGATCTTTAATGTAGTGCCATGGTTGGTGTCCATGCCTGGCAGTGTGCTCTCAGGATGGATTGCTGATTCTTTGATAAGAAAAG GAACAAATGTCACACTAACAAGAAAGATGGTTGAG ATTGTAGGTATGGGAGGACCAGTTGTTTGTTTACTCCTGACAGACTACACGAACAGTTTTGTGATGGCGCTGATGGCTGTTTCCATGGGGATGTTCAGCCAGGCCTTCCACAACAGTGGGGTGCTTGTCATACCTCAGGATATCGCTCCTTCGTTTGCTGGTGCCGTCTTTG GTGTCATGAATATGCTGGGTGCCATACCAG GTGTGGTGGGTGTGTACCTGGCAGGGCACATTCTGGAGCTGACAGGCAGCTGGGCAGCTGTCTTCCACCTGACAGCTGCCATCAACACCTTCGGACTGCTCGTGTTCCTAGTCTACGGATCAGCTGAGAGAATAGTGTGA